A single region of the Kineosporiaceae bacterium SCSIO 59966 genome encodes:
- a CDS encoding DUF3566 domain-containing protein — MTASRTPQGRPAETRDASGGPAQRPSSAAPRPAPPAPRKVRLTVSRVDPWSVMKLAFLLSVAIGIALVVAAGMLWSILDGMGVFADLSDVIGQILGDPAFSLEDYVGFSQVLSLATVVAVVDVVLLTAIATLGSFLYNLSSALVGGLHVTLSDD, encoded by the coding sequence GTGACCGCGTCACGGACGCCTCAGGGCCGCCCGGCCGAGACCCGGGACGCGTCCGGCGGCCCCGCCCAGCGCCCGTCGTCCGCGGCGCCCCGACCGGCTCCCCCGGCGCCGCGCAAGGTGCGGCTCACGGTCTCCCGGGTCGACCCGTGGTCGGTGATGAAGCTGGCGTTCCTGCTGTCGGTGGCGATCGGGATCGCCCTCGTCGTCGCGGCCGGCATGCTGTGGTCGATCCTGGACGGGATGGGCGTGTTCGCGGACCTGTCCGACGTCATCGGCCAGATCCTCGGCGACCCGGCGTTCAGCCTGGAGGACTACGTCGGCTTCTCCCAGGTGCTGTCGCTGGCCACGGTCGTTGCCGTCGTCGACGTCGTGCTGCTCACCGCGATCGCGACGCTGGGGTCGTTCCTGTACAACCTGTCCAGCGCACTCGTCGGCGGGCTGCACGTGACCCTGTCCGACGACTGA
- a CDS encoding DUF721 domain-containing protein: MDAVRAALNRARAAAAARGHTPSSRPGPAAGRGRRRVAGQSRSGAHPDGRDPQRVAGVIDRLVAERGWQAPVAVGGVIGRWEQVVGDQVAAHCTAEAFADGVLTVRADSTAWATQLRLLTPTLLRRISEELGPGVVERLVVRGPTAPSWHRGPRTVQGRGPRDTYG; the protein is encoded by the coding sequence GTGGACGCCGTCCGCGCGGCCCTGAACCGGGCCCGGGCGGCTGCCGCCGCCCGAGGTCACACCCCGTCGTCCCGGCCTGGTCCGGCCGCCGGCCGCGGCCGGCGCCGGGTGGCCGGCCAGAGCCGGTCCGGGGCCCACCCCGACGGCCGGGACCCGCAGCGGGTTGCGGGTGTCATCGACCGGCTCGTCGCCGAGCGGGGCTGGCAGGCCCCGGTCGCCGTCGGCGGGGTGATCGGCCGCTGGGAGCAGGTGGTCGGCGACCAGGTCGCCGCGCACTGCACCGCCGAGGCCTTCGCGGACGGTGTCCTGACCGTCCGCGCCGACTCCACCGCGTGGGCCACCCAGCTGCGGCTGCTCACCCCGACCCTGCTGCGGCGGATCAGCGAGGAGCTCGGCCCCGGGGTCGTCGAGCGGCTCGTCGTACGCGGTCCGACGGCCCCGAGCTGGCACCGCGGCCCCCGGACCGTCCAGGGCCGCGGTCCCCGCGACACCTACGGCTGA
- the gyrB gene encoding DNA topoisomerase (ATP-hydrolyzing) subunit B, translating into MADETSTPQPDTSPDQAPSLADVVDASAAGPASSGSYDASAITVLEGLEAVRKRPGMYIGSTGERGLHHLVYEVVDNSVDEALAGYATSIEVTLLADGGVRVVDDGRGIPVDVHPVENRPAVEVVLTVLHAGGKFGGTGYAVSGGLHGVGVSVVNALSTRLEVEVRRQGHVWRQAYLQGVPEAPLAKGEPTDRTGTTVTFWPNPDIFETTDFDFETLRSRFQQVAFLNKGLTISLTDERPGHAAEDAGDVAADTGGPAQEAAARTVTFRYDGGLVDYVTHLNSSKKTEKIHPEVISFETEDADRRMSLEVAMQWTGAYSESVHTYANTINTHEGGTHEEGFRAALTTLVNRYAREQNLLKEKDLNLTGEDVREGLTAVVSIKLADPQFEGQTKTKLGNTEVKGFVQRVVTDELADWFERNPREAKDVVRKAIQAAAARMAARKAREATRRKGLLESGGMPGKLRDCQLNDPVRTEVFIVEGDSAGGSAVRGRNPETQAILPIRGKILNVEKARIDKALGNLEVQALITAFGTGIGEDFDLARLRYHKIILMADADVDGQHISTLLLTLLFRYMKPLIENGHVYLAQPPLYRLKWSNAPHEYVYSDKERDALLREGIAAGKRIPKDNGIQRYKGLGEMDYSELWETTMDPEHRTLRMVTIDDAAAADEIFSVLMGEDVESRRAFIQRNAKDVRFLDI; encoded by the coding sequence GTGGCCGACGAGACGAGCACGCCCCAGCCCGACACGTCCCCCGACCAGGCACCCTCCCTCGCCGACGTCGTCGACGCGTCCGCGGCCGGGCCGGCGTCGTCCGGGAGCTACGACGCGAGCGCGATCACGGTGCTCGAAGGCTTGGAGGCGGTCCGCAAGCGTCCCGGCATGTACATCGGCTCCACCGGGGAGCGCGGGCTGCACCACCTCGTCTACGAGGTTGTCGACAACTCCGTCGACGAGGCGCTCGCCGGGTACGCCACGTCGATCGAGGTGACGCTGCTGGCCGACGGCGGCGTCCGGGTCGTCGACGACGGCCGCGGCATCCCCGTCGACGTCCACCCGGTGGAGAACCGTCCTGCGGTGGAGGTCGTGCTCACCGTGCTGCACGCCGGCGGCAAGTTCGGGGGCACCGGGTACGCGGTTTCCGGTGGCCTGCACGGGGTTGGCGTGTCCGTCGTCAACGCCCTGTCCACCCGGCTCGAGGTCGAGGTGCGCCGGCAGGGTCACGTCTGGCGGCAGGCCTACCTGCAGGGCGTGCCGGAGGCGCCGCTGGCCAAGGGGGAGCCGACCGACCGCACGGGCACCACGGTGACCTTCTGGCCGAACCCCGACATCTTCGAGACCACCGACTTCGACTTCGAGACGTTGCGCAGCCGGTTCCAGCAGGTGGCGTTCCTCAACAAGGGACTGACGATCTCGCTGACCGACGAGCGCCCGGGGCACGCCGCTGAGGACGCCGGCGACGTCGCCGCCGACACGGGTGGGCCGGCGCAGGAGGCGGCGGCCCGCACGGTGACCTTCCGCTACGACGGCGGACTCGTCGACTACGTCACCCACCTCAACTCCTCGAAGAAGACCGAGAAGATCCACCCCGAGGTGATCTCCTTCGAGACCGAGGACGCCGACCGGCGGATGAGCCTCGAGGTCGCGATGCAGTGGACGGGCGCGTACTCCGAGAGCGTCCACACCTACGCCAACACCATCAACACCCACGAGGGCGGCACTCACGAGGAGGGCTTCCGGGCGGCGCTGACCACGCTCGTCAACCGGTACGCCCGCGAGCAGAACCTGCTCAAGGAGAAGGACCTCAACCTCACCGGCGAGGACGTCCGCGAGGGCCTCACCGCCGTCGTGTCGATCAAGCTGGCGGACCCGCAGTTCGAGGGCCAGACCAAGACCAAGCTCGGCAACACCGAGGTCAAGGGGTTCGTCCAGCGGGTGGTCACCGACGAGCTCGCCGACTGGTTCGAGCGCAACCCGCGGGAGGCCAAGGACGTCGTCCGCAAGGCCATCCAGGCGGCCGCGGCCCGGATGGCCGCACGCAAGGCCCGGGAGGCGACCCGGCGCAAGGGGCTGCTGGAGTCCGGCGGGATGCCGGGCAAGCTGCGGGACTGCCAGCTCAACGACCCCGTGCGCACCGAGGTGTTCATCGTCGAGGGCGACTCCGCCGGCGGCTCCGCCGTCCGCGGCCGCAACCCCGAGACGCAGGCGATCCTGCCGATCCGCGGCAAGATCCTCAACGTCGAGAAGGCCCGGATCGACAAGGCGCTGGGCAACCTCGAGGTCCAGGCGCTCATCACCGCGTTCGGCACCGGCATCGGGGAGGACTTCGACCTCGCCCGGCTGAGGTACCACAAGATCATCCTGATGGCGGACGCCGACGTCGACGGCCAGCACATCTCGACGCTGCTGCTGACCCTGCTGTTCCGCTACATGAAGCCGCTCATCGAGAACGGCCACGTCTACCTCGCCCAGCCGCCGCTGTACCGGCTGAAGTGGAGCAACGCCCCGCACGAGTACGTCTACAGCGACAAGGAGCGCGACGCCCTGCTGCGCGAGGGGATCGCCGCGGGCAAGCGGATCCCCAAGGACAACGGCATCCAGCGCTACAAGGGCCTCGGCGAGATGGACTACTCCGAGCTGTGGGAGACGACGATGGACCCCGAGCACCGCACGCTGCGGATGGTGACCATCGACGACGCGGCCGCCGCCGACGAGATCTTCTCCGTGCTCATGGGTGAGGACGTCGAGTCCCGGCGGGCGTTCATCCAGCGCAACGCCAAGGACGTCCGCTTCCTCGACATCTGA
- the gyrA gene encoding DNA gyrase subunit A → MTEQPPTPSAGDRVETVDLQLEMQRSYLDYAMSVIVGRALPEVRDGLKPVHRRVLYAMYDGGYRPDRAFSKCSRVVGDVMGQYHPHGDQAIYDTLVRLVQDWSMRYPLVAGQGNFGSPGNDPAAAPRYTECRLAPLAMEMVRDITEDTVDFVDNYDGRTKEPVILPSRFPNLLVNGSAGIAVGMATNIPPHNLREVAAGVQWLLENPDASKEELLDALIARIQGPDFPTGALVLGRRGIEEAYRTGRGSITMRAVVEVEEIQGRTCLVVTELPYQVNPDNLAQTIAQLVKDGRLAGIADIRDETSGRTGQRLVIVLKRDAIAKVVLNNLYKHTQLQYTFGANMLALVDGVPRTLSLDAFVRYWVDHQIEVIVRRTRYRLREAEQEAHILRGYLKALDALDEVIALIRASATVEVARTGLMDLLDIDEVQATAILNMQLRRLAALERQKIEDRFAELQTLIADYEAILADPQRQRRIVSEELTEIVDKYGDERRTRVVPFDGDMSMEDLVPQEDVVVTITRGGYAKRTRVDQYRSQRRGGKGVRGAQLRADDVVSHFFTTSTHHWLLFFTNLGRVYRAKAYELPEGGRDARGQHIANLLAFQPGEEIAQVLALESYTQAPYLVLATRRGLVKKTRLTEYDSNRSGGVIAINLRDGDELVSARLASAEDDLLLVSRKGQSLRFTATDESLRPMGRATSGVTGMKFRGDDELLAMDVVREGTPDDVFVVFENGLAKRTPVAQYRVQGRGGLGIKVAAITERGGDLVGALIVGPDDEVLVVMEKGKIVRSRVSEVRSTGRNTSGVKFATPDPGDSIIAVARNAERAIEEEIGDESPDDVPDGAGTAETAGDAVPSEPSDDGGEA, encoded by the coding sequence GTGACCGAGCAGCCCCCCACCCCGTCGGCCGGCGACCGGGTCGAGACCGTCGACCTGCAGCTGGAGATGCAGCGGTCCTACCTCGACTACGCGATGAGTGTGATCGTGGGGCGGGCGCTGCCGGAGGTGCGGGACGGTCTCAAGCCGGTGCACCGCCGCGTCCTGTACGCGATGTACGACGGCGGCTACCGACCGGACCGCGCGTTCTCCAAGTGCTCCAGGGTCGTCGGTGACGTCATGGGGCAGTACCACCCGCACGGCGACCAGGCGATCTACGACACCCTCGTACGGCTGGTCCAGGACTGGTCGATGCGGTACCCGCTGGTGGCGGGCCAGGGCAACTTCGGCTCCCCGGGCAACGACCCGGCCGCCGCCCCCCGGTACACCGAGTGCCGGCTGGCGCCGCTGGCCATGGAGATGGTCCGTGACATCACCGAGGACACCGTCGACTTCGTCGACAACTACGACGGGCGCACCAAGGAGCCGGTGATCCTGCCGAGCCGGTTCCCGAACCTGCTCGTCAACGGGTCCGCCGGCATCGCCGTCGGGATGGCGACCAACATCCCCCCGCACAACCTGCGCGAGGTCGCGGCCGGCGTCCAGTGGCTGCTGGAGAACCCGGACGCCTCTAAGGAGGAGCTCCTCGACGCCCTCATCGCCCGGATCCAGGGGCCGGACTTCCCGACCGGAGCCCTCGTCCTCGGTCGCCGCGGCATCGAGGAGGCCTACCGCACCGGCCGCGGGTCGATCACGATGCGCGCGGTGGTGGAGGTCGAGGAGATCCAGGGCCGCACCTGCCTCGTCGTCACCGAGCTGCCCTACCAGGTCAACCCGGACAACCTGGCGCAGACGATCGCCCAGCTGGTCAAGGACGGCCGCCTCGCCGGCATCGCGGACATCCGGGACGAGACGTCCGGGCGCACCGGGCAGCGGCTGGTCATCGTGCTCAAGCGTGACGCCATCGCCAAGGTGGTGCTCAACAACCTCTACAAGCACACCCAGCTGCAGTACACCTTCGGCGCCAACATGCTGGCCCTCGTCGACGGCGTGCCGCGCACCCTGAGCCTCGACGCGTTCGTCCGGTACTGGGTCGACCACCAGATCGAGGTCATCGTCCGGCGGACCCGCTACCGGCTGCGGGAGGCCGAGCAGGAGGCGCACATCCTGCGCGGCTACCTCAAGGCGCTCGACGCGCTCGACGAGGTGATCGCGCTGATCCGGGCCAGCGCCACGGTCGAGGTCGCCCGCACCGGGCTGATGGACCTCCTCGACATCGACGAGGTGCAGGCGACCGCGATCCTCAACATGCAGCTGCGCCGGCTGGCGGCCCTCGAGCGGCAGAAGATCGAGGACCGGTTCGCCGAGCTGCAGACCCTCATCGCCGACTACGAGGCGATCCTCGCCGACCCCCAGCGGCAGCGTCGGATCGTCAGCGAGGAGCTCACCGAGATCGTCGACAAGTACGGCGACGAGCGGCGCACCCGGGTGGTGCCCTTCGACGGGGACATGTCGATGGAGGACCTCGTCCCGCAGGAGGACGTCGTCGTCACCATCACCCGCGGCGGGTACGCCAAGCGGACCCGGGTGGACCAGTACCGGTCCCAGCGCCGCGGCGGCAAGGGGGTGCGCGGGGCGCAGCTGCGGGCCGACGACGTCGTGAGCCACTTCTTCACCACCTCGACCCACCACTGGCTGCTGTTCTTCACCAACCTCGGCCGCGTCTACCGGGCCAAGGCGTACGAGCTGCCCGAGGGGGGCCGGGACGCGCGAGGCCAGCACATCGCCAACCTGCTCGCCTTCCAGCCCGGCGAGGAGATCGCCCAGGTGCTGGCGCTGGAGAGCTACACGCAGGCCCCGTACCTCGTGCTGGCCACCCGGCGCGGGCTGGTGAAGAAGACCCGGCTGACCGAGTACGACTCCAACCGGTCCGGCGGGGTGATCGCGATCAACCTGCGGGACGGCGACGAGCTGGTGTCCGCCCGCCTCGCCTCCGCCGAGGACGACCTGCTGCTGGTCTCCCGCAAGGGTCAGTCGCTGCGGTTCACGGCTACTGACGAGAGCCTGCGGCCGATGGGCCGGGCGACCTCCGGGGTCACCGGGATGAAGTTCCGCGGGGACGACGAGCTGCTGGCGATGGACGTCGTCCGGGAGGGCACGCCGGACGACGTGTTCGTCGTCTTCGAGAACGGCCTGGCCAAGCGCACCCCGGTGGCGCAGTACCGGGTGCAGGGCCGCGGCGGGCTGGGGATCAAGGTCGCCGCGATCACCGAGCGCGGCGGGGACCTCGTCGGAGCCCTCATCGTCGGCCCGGACGACGAGGTGCTCGTCGTCATGGAGAAGGGCAAGATCGTCCGCTCGCGGGTGTCCGAGGTCCGCTCCACCGGCCGGAACACCTCCGGGGTGAAGTTCGCGACGCCGGACCCCGGCGACTCCATCATCGCGGTGGCGCGCAACGCCGAGCGTGCCATCGAGGAGGAGATCGGGGACGAGAGCCCCGACGACGTGCCGGACGGCGCGGGGACGGCCGAGACCGCCGGCGATGCCGTACCGTCGGAGCCGTCCGACGACGGAGGTGAGGCGTGA